One region of Chryseobacterium muglaense genomic DNA includes:
- a CDS encoding ADP-ribosylation/crystallin J1 produces the protein MKTKTLYRPVGEKEMLLIIESNYKKFPPRLEWQPIFYPVLNEDYASEIAEKWNTKDEAGNYLGFVTQFEVSEEEVNKYPTQNVGARDHNELWVPSEEMDTFNQAIVGNIKVTKVFMGKDFKEPANADIENLLLKLKNGTQIKKI, from the coding sequence ATGAAAACCAAAACATTATACAGACCCGTCGGAGAGAAAGAAATGCTTTTAATTATAGAAAGCAATTACAAAAAATTTCCTCCAAGATTGGAATGGCAACCGATTTTCTATCCCGTTTTAAATGAGGATTATGCTTCCGAAATTGCAGAAAAATGGAACACCAAAGATGAAGCAGGAAATTATCTTGGTTTTGTTACCCAATTTGAAGTGTCGGAAGAAGAAGTAAATAAATATCCTACCCAAAATGTTGGAGCAAGAGATCACAATGAACTATGGGTTCCTTCAGAAGAAATGGATACTTTTAATCAGGCAATTGTAGGAAATATTAAAGTGACAAAAGTATTTATGGGGAAAGATTTTAAAGAACCTGCGAATGCTGATATAGAAAATTTATTATTAAAATTAAAAAATGGAACTCAAATTAAAAAAATATAA
- a CDS encoding DUF4291 domain-containing protein, whose protein sequence is MELKLKKYKEQLHDWPEKGHHIMAQYDGEKIIVYQSYRKEIGEFAIKNQYFGGAFSLERMTWIKPNFLWMMYRNGWGTKEGQEYVLAIHLKMDAFKRYLENAVYSTYNDRLEIRREEWQNQVKESSVRLQWDPDHDPFGGKLERRAIQIGLRNDFIKTFAKEDIILIEDISDFVNEQYQLVLNSDLESLMIPEEKPLLFDDENLNKKLRLK, encoded by the coding sequence ATGGAACTCAAATTAAAAAAATATAAAGAACAATTACATGATTGGCCTGAAAAAGGTCATCACATCATGGCTCAATATGATGGTGAAAAAATTATTGTTTATCAGTCTTATCGAAAAGAAATTGGAGAATTTGCTATTAAAAATCAATATTTTGGAGGAGCATTCAGTCTGGAAAGAATGACTTGGATAAAACCTAATTTTCTTTGGATGATGTATCGAAACGGTTGGGGAACAAAGGAAGGTCAGGAATATGTTTTAGCAATTCATTTAAAAATGGATGCCTTTAAAAGATATCTTGAAAATGCAGTTTATTCAACTTATAATGACAGATTGGAAATTAGGAGAGAAGAATGGCAAAATCAGGTAAAAGAATCTTCTGTGAGGTTACAATGGGATCCGGATCATGATCCTTTTGGTGGAAAGTTGGAAAGAAGAGCTATCCAAATCGGTTTGAGAAATGATTTTATTAAAACTTTTGCTAAAGAAGATATTATTTTAATTGAAGATATTTCAGATTTTGTAAATGAGCAATATCAATTGGTTTTGAATAGTGATTTAGAAAGTCTGATGATTCCTGAAGAAAAACCTTTGTTATTTGATGATGAAAATTTAAATAAAAAATTAAGGCTAAAATAA
- a CDS encoding ADP-ribosylglycohydrolase family protein: MKDKLLLASKSLTGISIGDAFGESFFGEENLIKSYILQKIFPESSLEFTDDTIMAIAVFKSLEKFGKINQDFLAEEFTKNYYLDISRGYGPSMHQYFRAVKEGESWKAISYSKFEGQGSMGNGGAMRASVVGAYFYDNFIKLKLNAELSCKVTHANKEAIEGTKAIAVAAAFAVQEKLGSIRFSQQDFIQKIQNELDDSDMKSKLNKALYLDGNPSIELLVKTLGNGINMTAQDTIPIVVWMLSRYRNNFEECLWNTVSALGDRDTTCAMAGGVSILCCDEKTIPTWIKNVENWKNSRFYEN; this comes from the coding sequence ATGAAAGATAAACTCTTACTCGCTTCAAAATCACTGACGGGAATTTCCATTGGTGATGCTTTTGGAGAAAGTTTTTTCGGGGAAGAAAATTTGATAAAAAGTTATATCCTTCAGAAAATATTTCCTGAAAGTTCTTTGGAATTTACCGACGATACGATTATGGCAATTGCTGTTTTCAAATCTTTGGAAAAATTTGGTAAGATCAACCAGGATTTTTTAGCAGAAGAGTTTACAAAAAATTATTATTTGGATATCAGCAGAGGGTATGGTCCTTCGATGCATCAATATTTTAGAGCTGTAAAAGAAGGAGAAAGCTGGAAAGCAATTTCTTATTCAAAATTTGAAGGACAAGGCTCAATGGGAAATGGCGGTGCGATGAGAGCTTCGGTGGTTGGAGCTTATTTTTATGACAATTTCATCAAGCTTAAACTTAATGCAGAACTTTCCTGTAAAGTGACTCATGCCAACAAAGAAGCAATCGAAGGAACAAAAGCAATTGCAGTGGCTGCAGCTTTTGCAGTTCAGGAAAAATTGGGTTCGATAAGATTTAGCCAACAGGATTTTATTCAAAAAATTCAAAATGAATTAGATGATTCTGATATGAAAAGTAAACTGAATAAAGCCTTGTATTTAGATGGAAATCCAAGCATTGAATTATTAGTTAAAACATTAGGGAACGGAATTAATATGACTGCTCAAGATACCATTCCGATTGTTGTTTGGATGCTTTCAAGATATAGAAATAATTTTGAAGAATGTCTTTGGAATACCGTTTCTGCATTGGGAGACAGAGATACAACTTGCGCAATGGCTGGAGGAGTAAGTATTTTATGTTGTGATGAAAAGACAATTCCGACTTGGATCAAAAATGTTGAAAATTGGAAAAACAGCAGGTTTTATGAAAATTAA
- a CDS encoding O-acetyl-ADP-ribose deacetylase, translating to MKIKLIKGDITKIKADAIVNAANSSLLGGGGVDGAIHREGGKQILDECIEIRNRQGKCKTGEAVVTFGGNLPAKYVIHTVGPVWNDNEEKGSKLLANCYKNSLKLAESLNIKTIAFPNISTGVYRFPKELAGKIAVDEVKNFKSDIIEKVIFVCFDDENEKIYKKLLEE from the coding sequence ATGAAAATTAAATTAATAAAAGGCGATATCACCAAAATAAAAGCAGACGCCATAGTCAACGCTGCCAATTCGTCCTTACTTGGTGGGGGTGGAGTTGACGGAGCCATTCATCGTGAAGGAGGGAAACAGATTTTAGATGAATGTATTGAAATCAGAAACCGACAGGGAAAATGCAAAACAGGAGAAGCTGTTGTAACTTTTGGAGGAAATCTTCCTGCTAAATACGTGATTCACACAGTCGGTCCGGTTTGGAATGACAATGAAGAAAAAGGATCAAAATTATTAGCAAACTGCTACAAAAATTCTTTAAAATTGGCTGAAAGTTTAAATATAAAAACAATAGCTTTTCCAAATATCAGTACAGGAGTGTATAGGTTTCCGAAAGAATTGGCTGGAAAAATTGCTGTTGATGAGGTGAAAAATTTCAAATCTGACATCATAGAAAAAGTTATTTTCGTCTGTTTTGATGATGAAAATGAAAAGATTTATAAAAAGCTTTTAGAAGAATGA
- a CDS encoding SIR2 family NAD-dependent protein deacylase, with the protein MKKLTILTGAGISAESGIKTFRDGDGLWENHSITDVASPQGWRKDRALVLEFYNHRRRQLHEVEPNDAHKLIADLEKHFDVQIITQNIDDLHERVGSKNIIHLHGELFKSCSCNNKDLIYEQKNDINIGDKAEDGAQLRPFIVWFGEDVPLMEEATKKAKEADIFLVIGTSLQVYPAAGLLHDIKDDCLLIVINPNETGFGYGQRAVVMKETATKGMKLLYDKLLNLA; encoded by the coding sequence ATGAAAAAACTAACCATATTAACCGGTGCAGGAATAAGTGCCGAAAGCGGAATAAAAACATTCAGAGACGGAGATGGTCTTTGGGAAAATCATAGTATAACAGATGTGGCAAGTCCACAAGGATGGCGAAAAGACAGAGCTTTGGTATTGGAATTTTATAATCATAGACGTCGCCAACTTCATGAAGTGGAACCGAATGATGCTCACAAATTAATTGCCGATTTGGAGAAACATTTCGATGTTCAGATTATCACACAAAACATCGATGATCTGCATGAAAGAGTAGGTTCTAAAAATATCATTCATCTTCATGGCGAATTATTTAAATCATGTTCTTGTAACAATAAAGATCTGATTTATGAACAAAAAAATGACATCAACATCGGAGATAAAGCCGAAGACGGAGCTCAATTGAGACCTTTCATTGTTTGGTTTGGGGAAGATGTTCCGTTGATGGAAGAAGCAACGAAAAAAGCTAAAGAAGCCGATATTTTCTTGGTAATCGGAACGTCTTTGCAGGTTTATCCGGCTGCGGGATTGCTGCATGATATCAAAGATGATTGTCTTTTAATTGTCATCAATCCAAACGAAACTGGGTTTGGATACGGACAAAGAGCCGTTGTGATGAAAGAAACGGCAACTAAGGGAATGAAATTGTTGTACGATAAATTGTTAAATCTTGCGTAA
- a CDS encoding ADP-ribosylglycohydrolase family protein, with protein MENIVKAGIFGVCVGDALGVPVEFNRRETLKRFPVENMREFGSWSQPKGTWSDDSSLTLCITEELTKGYDLEKIGQSFVKWNKYGHWTAHGRLFDIGGTTRHSIARLIKGESARFSGNIFEEDNGNGSLMRTLPLAFYLKDEENIEIVYQTVKEVSSITHGHFRSVFACFIYVIFAIELIKGKNKKEAYHHTQNVALKFAENQMFNPKEIQLFDRVLKNNISEYDEDTISSGGYVLHSLESSLWCFLNSESYSEAVLKAVNLGEDTDTTGAITGGIAGIYYGFENIPEEWIDMLVRKEDIEELCIRLEQKLMK; from the coding sequence ATGGAAAACATTGTAAAAGCAGGAATTTTTGGAGTTTGTGTTGGTGATGCGCTGGGCGTTCCGGTGGAATTTAATAGGAGAGAAACTTTAAAGAGATTTCCTGTTGAAAATATGCGGGAATTTGGATCTTGGAGCCAGCCAAAAGGAACTTGGAGCGACGATAGTTCATTAACGCTTTGTATCACAGAAGAATTAACAAAAGGTTATGATTTAGAAAAAATCGGGCAAAGTTTTGTAAAATGGAATAAATATGGACATTGGACGGCTCACGGAAGGCTTTTCGATATTGGCGGAACAACAAGACATTCCATTGCAAGACTAATTAAAGGTGAAAGCGCCAGATTTTCAGGAAATATTTTTGAAGAGGATAATGGGAATGGTTCTTTAATGAGAACACTTCCCTTAGCTTTTTACCTTAAAGATGAAGAAAATATTGAAATAGTATATCAAACTGTAAAAGAAGTTTCTTCGATTACTCACGGACATTTTCGTTCTGTTTTTGCGTGTTTTATCTATGTAATTTTTGCGATTGAATTAATAAAAGGAAAAAATAAGAAAGAAGCTTATCATCATACCCAAAATGTAGCGTTGAAATTTGCAGAAAATCAAATGTTTAACCCAAAAGAAATTCAGCTTTTTGATAGGGTTTTAAAGAATAATATTTCAGAATATGATGAAGATACAATTAGTTCAGGTGGCTACGTTCTTCATAGTTTAGAATCCTCATTATGGTGTTTTCTAAATTCTGAAAGTTATTCTGAAGCGGTTTTAAAAGCGGTGAATTTAGGTGAAGATACCGATACAACCGGAGCGATTACAGGCGGAATTGCAGGGATTTACTATGGTTTTGAGAATATTCCTGAAGAATGGATTGATATGTTGGTGAGGAAAGAGGATATTGAAGAGCTCTGTATTAGATTAGAACAAAAATTAATGAAATAA
- a CDS encoding RNA 2'-phosphotransferase has protein sequence MTEQQKKKTSKFLSYVLRHHPELINLNLDENGWANVDELITKSKRNPHEGISFEELNEIVETNDKKRFIFNEDKTRIRANQGHSIDINLAFVPQQPPEFLYHGTAQSNIDSIFEKGIEKRNRQHVHLSEDKETATKVGMRHGKPIILTINTEKMFNDGIEFYLSENNVWLTDFVDAKYIRQ, from the coding sequence ATGACCGAGCAACAAAAGAAGAAAACAAGCAAATTTCTGAGCTATGTTCTCAGACATCATCCCGAACTCATCAATTTGAATTTAGATGAAAATGGGTGGGCAAATGTTGATGAATTAATCACAAAATCAAAAAGAAATCCTCATGAAGGCATTTCCTTTGAAGAACTCAATGAAATTGTGGAAACCAATGATAAAAAACGGTTTATTTTTAATGAAGATAAAACAAGAATCAGAGCCAATCAAGGGCATTCTATTGATATTAATCTGGCTTTCGTCCCACAACAACCGCCGGAATTTTTATATCACGGAACGGCTCAAAGTAATATTGATTCCATTTTTGAAAAGGGAATTGAAAAAAGAAACCGACAACACGTTCATTTGAGTGAGGACAAAGAAACCGCGACCAAAGTGGGAATGCGTCATGGAAAACCGATTATTTTAACCATTAATACTGAAAAAATGTTTAATGATGGGATAGAATTTTATCTTTCGGAAAATAATGTTTGGCTGACAGATTTTGTAGATGCAAAATATATTCGGCAATAA
- a CDS encoding cupin-like domain-containing protein: MGVILKPIDIVDDITQEEFREKYLIPRKPVVIKNMARKWPAYQKWTMDYVKEVVGDITVPLYDSKKADPAAPINTPTTEMKFADYIDLIQREPTDLRIFFFDPIKHASKLLDEYIPPKELMGGFLDKYPGMFFGGKGSVTFLHFDIDLAHIFHTHFNGRKHVLLFEYKWKDRLYKLPYTTYALEDYDISNPDFEKFPALDGVEGIECFLEHGDTLFMPTGWWHWMKYLDGSFSISLRAWDKSWAVKANSLWNLTVQRNFDNIMKGQFKKKYMDWKEKKAVERANYALKRGLPKK, from the coding sequence ATGGGGGTTATTCTAAAGCCTATAGATATTGTTGACGATATTACTCAAGAAGAGTTCCGCGAGAAATATCTGATTCCAAGAAAACCGGTGGTGATAAAAAATATGGCCAGAAAATGGCCAGCCTATCAAAAATGGACGATGGATTATGTGAAAGAAGTGGTAGGAGACATTACAGTCCCTTTATACGACAGCAAAAAAGCTGATCCGGCTGCTCCCATTAATACACCGACTACCGAGATGAAATTTGCAGATTATATAGACCTCATCCAAAGAGAGCCTACCGATCTACGAATTTTCTTTTTTGATCCCATCAAACATGCTTCGAAATTGCTTGATGAATATATCCCGCCAAAAGAATTAATGGGTGGGTTTTTAGATAAATATCCGGGTATGTTTTTTGGAGGTAAAGGTTCGGTAACTTTTTTACACTTCGATATCGATTTAGCTCATATATTCCATACCCATTTTAACGGAAGAAAACATGTGCTTCTTTTCGAATATAAATGGAAAGACAGGCTTTATAAATTACCTTATACAACGTATGCATTAGAAGATTATGATATTTCAAATCCTGATTTTGAGAAATTCCCGGCATTAGATGGAGTGGAAGGAATTGAGTGTTTTCTGGAACACGGCGATACTCTATTCATGCCAACCGGATGGTGGCACTGGATGAAATATCTTGACGGAAGTTTCTCAATTTCGCTTCGTGCATGGGATAAATCCTGGGCTGTAAAAGCCAACTCTTTATGGAACCTTACTGTTCAAAGAAATTTTGACAATATCATGAAAGGTCAATTCAAAAAGAAATACATGGATTGGAAAGAGAAAAAGGCTGTTGAAAGAGCCAATTATGCTTTGAAAAGAGGATTGCCAAAAAAATAG
- a CDS encoding carboxypeptidase-like regulatory domain-containing protein, whose protein sequence is MKIKIYLFLMVFFSVITFAQKTVSGKITDEDGVAIPSASVTIEEPGKDAILAYGITNSKGEYKVSFTSSESNVDLKVKAFNQKPITKQISNSDQTLTFKLQSEATEIKEVQLKTKMITARGDTIAYDLKAFDNKSDRTLADVMKKIPGIEVKTDGTILYQGNAINKFYVEGKDLMEGGYGTITNSLPKDAVAKLEVLENHQPVKMLQGKIPSDAAAINIKLKKAVTMTGRGEVGSGFGDPWLWNLKLTPMFFSKKQQWVVNYKTNSMGEQVENEGNILAFGSSWEGRRGNASQNNWLGVENASVPNLPVKRYLFNNVHYLSANYLTNIDSKKEWELKANANYTNNVVERESNSVTRDFQQGTQYNTRFLNNFYTDKLKGELIFTKNAKKGFFKNTTTFSQFWNGDRAFAERNDRIGYRSGNESVQSPTSSFQNSLSTIIPWKEKMVNLKSYINYQDDKQTLEISPANYLQLPYKNLVKDTITNINFASGSRALQDFRIRTLDTSHSANISFTTKGWTFTPEVGIDFSTDRLNTNFQGTAIPNPEITGDIPLNFNDASYENDLKFTEITPRASISANYKSDAWNVWASFPVNLNNIKAEDAFRNVSKTLNKTTFTPNIFAQYGFASFFKASINGNISNNFGDIQTAYAGYVLTSPSGFNVMNPKNPIPQTNTKSGGARLEYRNPLNNLFFNVGYRISDTKNNLLASSAVNDLGFSVVEYIERENKRETNSLYGEVGKYFPKFKTNASVTFNQSTTISQSLRNNEFLDNKNLSNALGFKFNNTYFSWMSVDFNFTKTWNKQSNGIISNDLGKTENYSHNLNVFFYPLENHTVGFYWDQINSNLGDTKLNNGFFDISYQFSWSAKKVDFELKWMNIADKKVFERINVENVTITQTTMQLRPSQVMLAVKFNFK, encoded by the coding sequence ATGAAAATAAAAATTTACCTTTTCCTGATGGTTTTTTTCTCGGTAATAACGTTTGCCCAAAAAACGGTTTCCGGAAAAATCACCGACGAAGATGGTGTCGCGATTCCAAGCGCAAGTGTAACGATTGAAGAACCGGGAAAAGACGCAATTCTTGCCTACGGAATTACCAATTCTAAAGGGGAATACAAAGTTTCTTTTACTTCTTCAGAATCAAATGTAGATTTAAAAGTAAAAGCTTTTAACCAAAAACCAATTACAAAACAAATCAGCAACAGCGATCAGACGCTTACATTTAAATTACAGTCTGAAGCTACAGAGATAAAAGAAGTACAGCTTAAAACCAAAATGATTACTGCAAGAGGTGATACAATTGCCTATGATCTGAAAGCTTTCGACAATAAAAGCGACCGTACTTTGGCAGATGTAATGAAGAAAATTCCCGGTATTGAAGTGAAAACTGACGGTACAATACTTTATCAAGGGAATGCAATCAATAAATTTTATGTTGAAGGTAAAGATTTAATGGAAGGAGGCTATGGAACAATTACCAACTCATTACCAAAAGATGCCGTAGCAAAGCTTGAGGTTTTAGAAAATCATCAGCCTGTAAAAATGCTTCAGGGTAAAATACCTTCTGATGCAGCAGCGATCAATATTAAATTGAAGAAAGCGGTTACGATGACCGGTCGAGGTGAAGTTGGTTCTGGTTTTGGCGATCCATGGCTTTGGAATTTAAAATTAACCCCTATGTTTTTTAGTAAAAAGCAGCAATGGGTTGTTAATTACAAGACCAATAGTATGGGAGAGCAGGTGGAAAATGAAGGAAATATTTTAGCTTTCGGAAGTTCTTGGGAAGGAAGAAGAGGAAACGCTTCGCAAAACAACTGGTTGGGTGTAGAGAATGCGTCAGTACCAAATCTTCCAGTTAAAAGGTATTTATTTAATAATGTACATTATCTTTCAGCTAATTATTTAACCAATATCGACAGCAAAAAAGAATGGGAACTGAAAGCAAATGCTAATTATACCAATAATGTTGTAGAAAGAGAATCTAATAGTGTTACAAGAGATTTCCAACAAGGAACACAATACAATACTAGATTTCTTAATAATTTCTATACAGATAAATTAAAAGGTGAATTAATTTTCACTAAAAATGCCAAGAAAGGATTTTTCAAAAACACAACTACATTTTCTCAGTTTTGGAATGGAGATAGAGCTTTTGCAGAAAGAAATGATAGAATTGGTTACAGATCTGGAAACGAAAGCGTACAGTCACCAACTTCATCATTCCAAAATTCACTAAGTACAATTATTCCTTGGAAAGAAAAAATGGTGAATCTAAAATCATATATAAATTATCAAGATGACAAGCAGACTCTAGAAATTTCACCAGCAAATTATTTACAGTTACCATATAAAAATCTAGTTAAAGATACCATTACAAACATCAACTTTGCATCTGGTAGTAGGGCTTTACAAGATTTCAGAATTAGAACACTCGATACATCACATTCCGCAAATATTAGTTTTACAACTAAAGGATGGACATTTACTCCGGAAGTTGGAATTGATTTTTCAACAGACAGACTTAATACTAACTTTCAAGGAACAGCGATTCCTAACCCAGAAATAACAGGCGATATTCCACTTAATTTTAATGATGCTTCATACGAAAATGATTTGAAGTTTACCGAAATTACGCCACGTGCATCGATCTCTGCAAATTATAAATCGGATGCATGGAATGTTTGGGCTAGTTTTCCTGTAAACTTAAATAATATTAAGGCAGAAGATGCATTTAGAAATGTTTCTAAAACATTAAATAAAACGACATTTACTCCTAATATTTTCGCACAATATGGTTTTGCTTCATTCTTTAAAGCAAGTATTAATGGAAATATTAGCAATAACTTCGGAGATATTCAAACAGCTTATGCCGGATATGTTTTAACAAGTCCGAGTGGATTCAATGTAATGAACCCTAAAAATCCGATTCCTCAAACTAATACAAAAAGCGGAGGGGCAAGATTGGAATACAGAAACCCTTTGAATAACCTTTTTTTCAACGTAGGTTATAGAATTAGTGACACGAAAAATAATCTATTGGCTTCGAGTGCTGTGAATGATTTAGGTTTCAGTGTTGTAGAATATATTGAAAGAGAAAACAAAAGAGAAACAAACAGTTTATATGGAGAAGTTGGAAAATACTTCCCAAAATTCAAAACAAATGCCTCTGTTACGTTTAATCAATCAACAACAATATCACAGTCATTAAGAAATAATGAGTTTTTAGATAATAAAAATTTATCTAATGCATTGGGATTTAAATTTAATAATACCTACTTCTCATGGATGAGTGTAGATTTTAATTTTACTAAAACTTGGAATAAACAATCAAACGGAATTATCAGTAATGATCTTGGCAAAACAGAGAACTATAGTCATAATCTGAATGTGTTTTTCTATCCTTTGGAAAATCATACTGTTGGTTTCTATTGGGATCAGATTAACTCAAATCTAGGGGATACCAAATTGAATAATGGTTTCTTTGATATATCATATCAATTCAGTTGGTCTGCTAAGAAAGTCGATTTCGAATTGAAGTGGATGAATATTGCCGACAAAAAAGTTTTTGAAAGAATCAATGTTGAGAACGTAACAATTACGCAAACAACCATGCAGCTCAGACCGAGCCAGGTAATGCTCGCTGTAAAATTCAATTTTAAATAA
- a CDS encoding DinB family protein — protein sequence MDTLKQLRDELETEYQTTKRFLEIYPDNKNEYKPHPKSMKMMPLATHISEVFGWPGFMLNSSELDFAKSGMEPKHFNTKDELLKILEENHKASQEALEKASENDLEPRWALKNDGHELASWTKYEAIRHSLNQISHHRAQLGVYYRLNDIELPGSYGPTADNPNF from the coding sequence ATGGACACTTTGAAACAATTAAGAGACGAGCTTGAAACTGAGTATCAAACCACAAAAAGATTTTTAGAAATCTATCCTGATAATAAAAATGAGTACAAGCCACATCCCAAAAGCATGAAAATGATGCCTCTTGCCACCCACATTTCGGAAGTTTTTGGTTGGCCAGGATTCATGCTCAATTCTTCAGAACTTGATTTTGCCAAAAGCGGAATGGAACCAAAACATTTTAACACAAAAGATGAGCTTTTAAAAATTTTAGAAGAAAATCATAAAGCAAGTCAGGAAGCGTTAGAAAAAGCTTCTGAAAATGATTTAGAACCAAGATGGGCTTTAAAAAATGATGGTCATGAATTGGCTTCGTGGACGAAATATGAAGCGATTCGTCACAGTTTAAATCAAATTTCACATCACAGAGCGCAATTGGGAGTTTATTACAGGCTGAATGATATTGAACTTCCCGGAAGCTATGGCCCGACTGCAGATAACCCTAATTTTTAA
- a CDS encoding GLPGLI family protein: MKNIFSILFVAVFAFANAQESKESSNRFFYELTFKPKQDSAKVDKVITVLDITDKNRSVYQDYTVISQDSITKVEMEAMQKAGVYKDLSKSLKTPKFSARIHKLYPSMKVEYVDKVANGMTPVNIAYTEDLKLNWKISNEKQKIGEYNAQKATAQYGGRTWTAWFSSDIPFQDGPYKFSGLPGLIVKIEDADKNYSWVLQGNKKIKEYNEFSYIENLMQATGGKPKELTREKFYKTFSDFKKDPFASVRPMMTQEIMSKPMPGTDGTIGDLMKKQEKMYKDFYNANDNPIEKANSVSVGQLEKVGKEKDKK; the protein is encoded by the coding sequence ATGAAAAATATATTTTCAATACTTTTTGTTGCAGTTTTTGCCTTTGCAAATGCACAAGAATCAAAAGAAAGCTCAAACCGCTTTTTTTACGAACTTACTTTTAAGCCAAAACAAGATTCTGCTAAGGTTGATAAAGTAATTACAGTGCTTGATATTACAGATAAAAACCGATCTGTTTATCAGGATTATACTGTGATTTCTCAAGATTCTATCACAAAAGTAGAAATGGAAGCAATGCAAAAAGCAGGTGTTTATAAAGATCTTTCAAAATCACTTAAAACACCAAAATTTTCTGCAAGGATCCACAAGCTTTATCCAAGCATGAAAGTGGAGTATGTCGATAAAGTGGCGAATGGAATGACTCCGGTAAATATTGCTTATACTGAAGATTTGAAACTTAATTGGAAAATCTCAAACGAAAAGCAAAAAATTGGTGAATATAATGCGCAAAAAGCAACTGCCCAATATGGAGGAAGAACATGGACGGCTTGGTTCTCTTCAGACATTCCTTTTCAGGATGGCCCATATAAATTCAGTGGACTTCCTGGTTTAATTGTAAAAATTGAAGATGCCGACAAAAATTATTCTTGGGTACTTCAAGGAAATAAAAAAATTAAAGAATACAACGAGTTTTCATACATCGAAAACCTAATGCAAGCAACGGGAGGTAAACCAAAAGAATTGACGAGAGAAAAATTTTATAAAACTTTTAGTGACTTCAAAAAAGATCCTTTTGCATCAGTAAGACCGATGATGACACAGGAAATAATGTCTAAACCAATGCCAGGAACTGATGGTACGATAGGAGATTTGATGAAGAAGCAGGAGAAAATGTATAAAGATTTTTATAATGCAAACGACAACCCTATTGAAAAAGCAAACTCTGTAAGCGTTGGTCAACTTGAAAAAGTAGGTAAAGAAAAAGACAAAAAATAA
- a CDS encoding FeoA family protein — protein sequence MQLHTLSSFPKNKIGKIMGYDNDNLNMPTKIIEMGLLPETLFKILYQAPFNGPLYIEFGDEKSRIALRKEEGDFIIVEDCINAGK from the coding sequence ATTCAATTACATACATTAAGCAGCTTTCCAAAAAATAAAATTGGGAAAATAATGGGCTATGATAATGATAATCTGAACATGCCGACCAAAATTATAGAAATGGGGCTTCTTCCCGAAACTCTGTTTAAAATCCTTTACCAGGCACCGTTCAATGGCCCTCTTTACATAGAATTTGGCGATGAAAAAAGCCGTATTGCTTTGCGTAAAGAAGAAGGAGATTTCATCATTGTAGAAGATTGTATTAATGCAGGAAAATAA